One Mangrovimonas cancribranchiae DNA segment encodes these proteins:
- a CDS encoding LamG-like jellyroll fold domain-containing protein, whose translation MKNYTQQVSKYLLLISVLVFSSTAYSQYCNSSGNNDYYMSIGLVELNSINNSTGDGVTTTGYSDYTAISTDLDIGTTYTLNLEANKTNNYPVGFRVWIDWNGDDDFNDSGELAFSTGPSSIYSTSGNISVPLSAVSGSTRMRVIVRYNNLPSNCGTYNYGETEDYTVNLIASNPAQEIEITGNGNTINDGDITPDPTDNTDFGNVNYPGGSNNNIFIIENLGGSNDLNLTGSSPYVNISGTHAGDFTVTTIPASTIAAGNNTVFAIEFAPSALGLRSATVSIANDDSDENPYNFNIQGTGITPPPCGSTVLGNYSYEGGNQGWDTSDSNASRENYSSRAYSGNYSIRLREDGQAISPSFSLSDYDKVDLKFFFYASGMDSYETFYIDYRENNSASWQTVSEYRRGEYSTSLNKTGDFINNAFHSKTATLFKDDFSFPASATAQFRLRNDANGSSDYVYIDNITITGTTYCSPTNGPGGVASNLDLWLKANTVDGSTIAGDGTDVTFWADKGKGNHAETVEDFMAPVYMHNVNRNINFNPVVEFQNDNTTAWSDMTYINSDRQELKGTGGFNSSDAFIVAFPDPTITTSMIPLDTFTSTDPSGNTYNEDVTGFGYGAYSARVYNERLTYCLGTTGEDADVDEYPGTGFGRADTNSGTNYNQVGIVNFRENTINDNMELYFNANNVGNVDNEPEAYARVNNTRYWIGRSQYWDGSFDGRIAEIITYDSRKNDIDLTQERNRIQSYLGIKYGITLGSNGTSQDYVDSDGNVIWDADAENFNYDIAGIGRDDASELLQKQSRSVNNATATHSHTDLDDNYRSQGVLTMGLSQVYDTNHENITNNGTTFSDKQFLMWGNDGESLHGPQVTVQINMSEDISPALETEVEFNGIARTWKVVERGGDIPTVEVQILKNAIRTATPPDGRYLMFISDTPNFGPTADYRVMTETTNELGEATLTTDYDFDGTKYITFGWAPEVVYTRSIAFNGTTDYIDMEDALDLNSSEFTISAWVKRDTNSGNTSILSKRDASYTNGYDLKINNSGYAEMSWGNSGTQTITSNVIIPENQWHHIAVIYNSGNATMYIDGVESTSQSLSAPPNTNHSFYIGAAAKNTPEAFFHGNIDEVRVWDVALSLDELHFIMNQEILENSNFVEGAYFESRSITPTKNDVNTLPWNSLAGYYPMSTYTYTNTKDESGNGHQGALRHLRTVDKQTAPLPYQSTANGDWDTATTWTNGTVQTMPGANSIVDNSITVDWNIVETNHNVTMDNSSLASGNNGNRNVLALMIDSNELTVNGDNTSETGFGITISHYLNLDGKIDLEGESQLIQTLNSDLVVGTTGNLEKDQQGTRDLFTYNYWSSPVGVTTTANPNNYSYSLNSNILKDGTNSASPTNINFVGGYNGSSSSPVSIASYWLWKFGNLPSGDYSSWQHVRHTGTILAGEGFTMKGVANTNGNVSLEQNYVFDGKPNNGDINLTLNSGNDYLVGNPYPSAIDAEQFILDNGPTLDYTGSAPEGDALISGTLYFWEHWGGGSHVLAEYQGGYGTYNLAGGVPAAAWGTPDPDVAQVGTGTKTPGRYIPVGQGFFVTGDSTGDINFNNGQRVFQKEGTSASVFMRNDGANQQQATTVDNRMKLRIGFNSVNTIHRQLLVTVDARASQGFDWGFDGLTNEDQIDDMYWMLNDDKYTVQGIDTINQSTILPLGIHTDDNGLNNITIDILENVPDHLDIYAHDKELGIYHDLRESRYEFYLDAGEYLDRFEITFANQSLSTEDSLVNANNLQAHYSNNSQSIVIHNPKLVTVESVEMTTILGQKLFTFNNVETATLTTIKTQQLSTGTYIIQVNTNDNNTITKKVLVNN comes from the coding sequence ATGAAAAATTATACTCAACAGGTATCAAAGTACCTACTGCTTATTAGTGTGCTTGTATTTTCAAGCACTGCTTACTCTCAATATTGCAACTCATCCGGAAACAATGACTACTATATGTCTATAGGTTTAGTTGAGTTAAACTCAATCAATAACTCAACAGGTGACGGAGTCACAACAACTGGTTATTCTGATTATACGGCAATAAGTACTGATTTAGATATAGGAACAACTTATACTCTAAATTTAGAAGCTAACAAAACCAACAATTACCCTGTTGGATTTAGAGTATGGATAGATTGGAATGGTGATGATGATTTTAATGATTCTGGTGAACTTGCTTTCTCAACAGGGCCTTCAAGTATTTATTCAACATCAGGAAATATTTCAGTTCCTCTTTCTGCTGTTTCTGGATCTACAAGAATGAGAGTAATCGTTAGGTATAACAACCTACCCAGTAATTGTGGAACTTACAATTATGGAGAAACAGAAGATTATACAGTTAACCTCATTGCTTCCAACCCAGCTCAAGAAATTGAAATAACAGGAAACGGCAATACCATAAACGATGGCGACATAACTCCTGATCCTACAGACAACACCGACTTTGGAAATGTAAACTATCCAGGCGGATCAAACAACAATATTTTTATAATTGAAAACCTCGGCGGAAGCAACGATTTAAATTTAACCGGAAGTTCTCCTTATGTAAACATTAGTGGTACCCACGCTGGAGATTTTACAGTCACAACCATACCCGCTTCAACAATAGCAGCAGGAAACAATACAGTATTTGCCATAGAATTTGCGCCTAGTGCTCTTGGACTTAGAAGCGCCACAGTTTCCATTGCCAACGATGATAGCGATGAGAATCCTTACAATTTCAACATTCAAGGAACGGGAATTACACCCCCTCCGTGTGGATCGACAGTATTAGGCAACTATAGTTATGAAGGCGGCAACCAAGGCTGGGACACATCTGATAGCAATGCTAGCAGAGAAAACTATAGTTCAAGAGCTTACTCAGGGAACTATAGCATACGCCTACGAGAAGATGGACAAGCGATTTCCCCTTCGTTTAGCTTGTCAGATTATGACAAAGTGGATCTAAAGTTCTTTTTCTATGCCTCTGGTATGGATTCTTATGAAACTTTTTATATAGACTATAGAGAGAACAATTCTGCTTCCTGGCAGACTGTTTCTGAATATAGAAGAGGAGAGTACAGTACCTCACTAAACAAAACAGGAGACTTTATTAATAACGCGTTCCATAGTAAAACAGCTACCCTCTTTAAGGATGATTTTAGTTTTCCAGCAAGTGCAACCGCGCAATTTAGATTACGAAATGATGCCAATGGCAGTAGTGATTATGTCTATATAGACAACATTACCATTACAGGAACAACATACTGTTCGCCAACCAATGGTCCAGGCGGGGTTGCAAGCAACTTAGACCTATGGTTAAAAGCCAATACCGTAGATGGCTCAACAATCGCAGGTGATGGTACAGATGTTACTTTTTGGGCCGACAAAGGCAAAGGCAACCATGCCGAAACCGTTGAAGACTTTATGGCTCCCGTGTATATGCACAATGTTAATAGAAACATCAACTTCAATCCCGTTGTTGAGTTTCAAAACGACAATACTACAGCTTGGTCTGACATGACTTACATCAACAGCGATAGACAAGAACTAAAGGGTACAGGTGGATTCAATAGTAGCGATGCCTTTATAGTTGCATTCCCTGACCCTACAATTACTACCAGTATGATTCCATTGGATACCTTTACCAGTACAGACCCTTCTGGAAATACATACAACGAAGATGTAACTGGTTTTGGATATGGTGCCTATTCTGCTCGTGTCTATAATGAACGATTAACATATTGCTTAGGAACTACCGGAGAAGATGCAGACGTTGATGAGTACCCGGGCACAGGTTTTGGCCGTGCAGATACAAATTCAGGTACCAATTACAACCAAGTGGGCATTGTTAATTTTAGAGAGAATACGATCAATGATAATATGGAGCTATATTTCAATGCCAACAATGTAGGTAATGTAGACAATGAACCAGAGGCATATGCACGAGTGAACAACACACGTTATTGGATAGGACGCAGTCAATATTGGGATGGTAGCTTTGATGGCAGAATTGCTGAAATCATAACTTATGATTCAAGAAAAAATGACATTGATCTTACGCAAGAACGTAATCGTATTCAATCTTATTTGGGCATTAAGTACGGTATCACACTTGGCTCAAATGGCACATCTCAAGATTATGTGGACAGCGATGGTAACGTAATATGGGATGCAGATGCTGAAAACTTTAATTATGACATTGCCGGTATTGGTCGTGATGATGCCTCAGAATTGCTGCAAAAACAATCCAGAAGTGTCAATAATGCTACTGCCACACACTCCCATACAGACCTTGACGACAACTATAGAAGTCAAGGGGTTTTAACAATGGGACTAAGTCAAGTATATGACACAAACCACGAAAACATTACCAATAATGGTACAACATTTAGTGACAAACAGTTTTTGATGTGGGGAAATGATGGTGAAAGCTTACATGGTCCGCAAGTTACCGTTCAAATTAATATGAGCGAAGATATCTCTCCTGCCTTAGAAACTGAAGTAGAGTTTAATGGTATTGCCAGAACTTGGAAAGTTGTGGAAAGAGGTGGTGATATACCTACAGTAGAAGTCCAAATACTCAAAAACGCCATACGAACAGCAACACCACCAGATGGACGTTATCTTATGTTTATTTCAGATACTCCAAACTTTGGTCCAACTGCAGATTATAGGGTAATGACCGAAACCACCAACGAACTTGGAGAAGCCACATTGACCACTGATTATGATTTTGATGGCACAAAATACATTACTTTTGGTTGGGCTCCAGAAGTAGTTTACACTAGATCCATTGCCTTTAACGGTACTACAGATTATATCGATATGGAAGATGCCTTGGATTTAAACTCCTCAGAATTTACCATATCTGCCTGGGTAAAAAGAGATACCAATTCTGGAAATACATCCATTTTATCCAAACGAGATGCTAGTTATACCAACGGTTACGACTTAAAAATAAACAATAGCGGTTATGCCGAAATGTCTTGGGGTAACTCAGGAACACAAACCATAACTTCTAATGTTATTATACCAGAAAATCAATGGCATCATATAGCTGTTATTTATAATAGTGGTAATGCAACCATGTATATTGATGGTGTAGAATCTACATCGCAAAGCCTATCGGCACCACCTAACACAAACCACTCATTTTATATTGGTGCTGCAGCAAAAAATACTCCTGAAGCTTTCTTTCACGGAAATATAGACGAAGTAAGAGTTTGGGATGTGGCCTTATCTCTAGATGAACTTCATTTTATCATGAACCAAGAAATTTTAGAAAACAGTAATTTTGTTGAAGGAGCTTATTTCGAATCTAGAAGTATTACACCTACTAAAAATGATGTAAACACATTACCTTGGAATAGCTTAGCTGGTTATTATCCAATGTCTACATATACTTATACCAATACTAAAGATGAATCTGGAAATGGGCATCAAGGTGCTTTAAGACATTTAAGAACTGTTGACAAACAAACGGCTCCATTACCTTACCAATCAACAGCTAATGGCGATTGGGATACCGCAACAACATGGACAAACGGAACTGTGCAAACTATGCCAGGAGCCAATTCTATAGTTGATAATTCGATTACTGTTGATTGGAATATTGTTGAAACCAATCATAATGTAACAATGGACAATAGTAGCCTTGCCTCTGGAAACAATGGCAACAGAAATGTGTTAGCTCTAATGATTGACAGCAACGAATTAACCGTTAATGGTGATAACACCAGCGAAACTGGATTTGGTATAACCATATCGCATTACCTAAATTTAGATGGAAAAATAGATTTAGAAGGCGAATCACAACTTATTCAAACATTAAATAGCGACTTGGTTGTAGGCACAACAGGTAACTTAGAAAAAGACCAACAAGGTACTAGAGACTTATTTACATATAACTACTGGAGTTCTCCTGTTGGTGTAACAACAACTGCAAATCCTAACAATTACAGTTATAGTTTAAATAGTAATATTTTAAAAGACGGGACAAACTCTGCCTCTCCTACAAATATTAATTTTGTTGGTGGCTATAATGGTAGTTCTTCAAGCCCAGTTAGTATTGCTAGTTATTGGTTATGGAAATTTGGCAACCTACCAAGCGGCGACTATTCATCATGGCAACATGTAAGACATACAGGAACCATTTTAGCTGGTGAAGGTTTTACCATGAAAGGAGTTGCTAACACAAATGGTAACGTATCACTTGAACAAAATTATGTTTTTGATGGTAAACCAAATAATGGCGATATTAACCTTACATTAAACTCAGGAAACGACTATTTAGTAGGTAATCCATACCCTTCTGCTATAGATGCCGAACAATTTATTTTAGATAACGGACCAACTTTAGATTATACAGGATCTGCTCCAGAAGGTGATGCCTTAATTAGTGGAACCCTTTATTTCTGGGAACACTGGGGTGGCGGTTCACATGTACTAGCCGAATACCAAGGTGGTTACGGAACTTACAACCTCGCTGGAGGTGTTCCTGCTGCTGCTTGGGGTACACCAGATCCAGACGTTGCCCAAGTAGGTACTGGTACTAAAACGCCAGGAAGATACATTCCTGTTGGTCAAGGCTTCTTTGTTACAGGCGACTCAACTGGTGATATTAATTTTAATAACGGACAACGTGTGTTTCAAAAAGAAGGTACATCAGCTTCAGTTTTCATGAGAAATGATGGTGCTAATCAACAACAAGCTACAACTGTTGATAACAGAATGAAATTACGCATAGGTTTCAACTCTGTAAACACCATTCATCGTCAATTATTAGTAACTGTTGACGCTCGAGCTTCTCAAGGTTTTGATTGGGGATTTGATGGCCTTACTAACGAAGACCAAATTGATGACATGTATTGGATGTTAAATGACGACAAATACACGGTTCAAGGAATTGATACTATCAATCAGAGTACTATTTTACCTTTAGGCATTCACACTGATGATAATGGGTTAAACAACATTACTATCGATATTCTTGAAAACGTTCCTGATCATCTTGATATTTACGCACATGATAAAGAATTAGGTATTTATCACGACTTAAGAGAAAGTCGTTATGAATTTTATTTAGATGCTGGTGAATACTTAGACCGATTTGAAATTACATTTGCTAATCAATCATTAAGTACAGAAGATAGTTTAGTTAATGCAAACAACTTACAGGCGCATTATTCTAACAACAGTCAAAGTATTGTTATTCACAATCCAAAACTAGTTACAGTAGAATCAGTTGAAATGACAACTATTCTTGGACAAAAATTATTTACGTTCAATAATGTAGAAACAGCTACATTAACTACAATTAAAACACAACAATTAAGTACTGGAACATATATAATTCAAGTAAACACTAACGATAATAATACGATAACTAAAAAAGTACTTGTTAATAATTAA